In a genomic window of Chaetodon trifascialis isolate fChaTrf1 chromosome 8, fChaTrf1.hap1, whole genome shotgun sequence:
- the LOC139335654 gene encoding tyrosine-protein kinase STYK1, which produces MPAAPHGCGNDTSLPTCYEESSGPLAVIIIPCLLAAGTVVVVVLIFYSLHKNKQRVQSTAAHFANGQQSVTGAAASVSSLRVQAALNAWEIPEECVLEGLEFWQTGRHGPICKGLLRKRDGASSAVVVKSLRDGTNQPEAKKFVEWVLFHATVCKHENVVRMLCCQTQHLPMYLVLDACSPGNLLHFLWTLRNRNSNTEDPSLNFSEKSVFLVAKQVAAGLDYLMSEHRLVHGDVAARNILIGPDLSARVSGLGVAFRGRKTDSAMREKAAEVPLKWQAPERIIMQLSIDRSDVWSFGILLYELITLGSPPYPELEPLSVLPKLQGFYRMKRPVHCGGPLYDLMKYCWMWSFKDRPAFSAIIKLLESSLHLAATEAISVPEVIDIPEYNRQAGLL; this is translated from the exons ATGCCAGCTGCTCCTCATGGATGTGGCAACGATACCTCTCTCCCCACGTGCT ATGAGGAGTCGTCAGGCCCACTTGCTGTAATTATCATCCCTTGTCTTTTGGCTGCGGGCACAGTCGTAGTGGTGGTTCTGATTTTCTACAGTCTCCACAAGAACAAACAAAGAGTACAGAGCACCGCAGCTCATTTTGCAAATG GCCAGCAGAGTGTAACCGGGGCTGCAGCTTCTGTAAGCAGTCTTAGGGTCCAGGCAGCTTTAAACGCCTGGGAAATCCCTGAGGAGTGTGTTCTTGAAGGACTAGAGTTTTGGCAAACAGGTCGCCATGGCCCCATTTGCAAAGgtctgctgaggaagagagatggagctTCCTCTGCTGTGGTGGTGAAGTCCCTCCGAG ATGGCACCAACCAGCCTGAAGCTAAGAAGTTTGTGGAGTGGGTGCTCTTCCATGCCACAGTGTGCAAACACGAGAATGTGGTGCGGATGTTGTGCTGTCAGACCCAGCATCTGCCCATGTATCTGGTCTTAGATGCCTGCAGTCCGGGGAACCTGCTTCACTTCCTCTGGACACTCAGAAAT AGGAATTCGAACACGGAGGATCCGTCGCTGAACTTCTCTGAGAAGTCAGTGTTTCTGGTGGCAAAGCAGGTTGCAGCTGGCCTG GATTACCTGATGTCAGAGCACAGGCTGGTGCACGGGGATGTTGCTGCTCGGAACATCTTAATTGGCCCCGACCTCTCTGCCCGGGTGTCTGGGCTGGGCGTGGCCTTCAGGGGACGCAAAACAGATTCAGCAATGAGGGAGAAGGCAGCAGAGGTGCCTCTCAAATGGCAGGCTCCCGAGAGGATTATAATGCAGCTCAGCATAGACAGGAGCGACGT GTGGTCATTTGGAATCCTGCTGTATGAACTGATTACTTTAG GTTCTCCTCCGTACCCTGAGCTGGAGCCTCTGTCTGTGCTTCCAAAGCTGCAGGGGTTTTATCGGATGAAGAGACCGGTGCATTGTGGGGGACCTTT gtACGATCTGATGAAGTACTGCTGGATGTGGAGTTTCAAAGATCGGCCTGCGTTCTCGGCCATCATAAAGCTGCTGGAGTCCTCGCTGCATCTGGCAGCGACTGAAGCCATTAGTGTTCCCGAGGTCATAGACATACCTGAGTATAACAGACAGGCAGGGCTGCTCTGA